The Denticeps clupeoides chromosome 1, fDenClu1.1, whole genome shotgun sequence genome segment CTCATCCCCAACACCCCCCATACCCACCGACGGCCGAACTGTTAAGACTGTCTAGAAAGTTATTGATTcagatgctttttttattgttgttgtgttaCAATCGCGGTTAGTGGAGATCGGGCGAGGTCACCGCAATTTGCTTAATTTCCCAGCTAGCATTCGAGCTAGCTTGTTGGCTGCCTAACCCAGTGACGCCCGTGGTTAGTTTACCAGCTGAACTAGCTGCCAGAAGTAAGTAAGAGTGTTCTTTCTAACTCGCCGAGTGGCCTGCATCGTCAGATAACCTCCGTGCGCTGCCTTTGAGACGTTCGGTTGCATACGAGGAAAGTGAAATGTCACAGTGTTTACGTTTCGACCCGCTAGCTGGCTAGCTCTCTGAGGACGATTTTCACCGCGGGGCGAAGAGGGAAACAGATCTTATTTATATGCGTGTTTCTGCAGCTATCAAACTGGATGCTTGTTCAGATTCCAGTTTAAAAAGTAGCTTTTTTACTATGCTTGGCTGTTATTATAGATATATGTTTATGTCTTAACTACTAGACTATTATccaatgttcattttcattgagtGTCTGCTAACATCTTATTACCGGTTCAGAAGGGCCAGATTGCCATAAATGTGATCTGATTGTGCTAGAGCTGGTGTTACTACGTTCAATCGTCATCAGGTAAATATTGTGCTGCATAATCATCGTGGTGCCACTGTCTCCTGAACTGCGTGATAAATGGGGAACAGCGCACTTAAAGCACATCTGGAGACCTCGCAGAAGACCGGCGTCTTTCAGCTGACTGGAAAGGGTTTGCCTGAGGTGGGTAAATGGACATATTCCGatatttcctttcatttcagCGGCCAGGTTGCTGACACAGGGCGAATAAGTCGCCCtatcaaggaagcggccccgtaatcagaaggttgccagttcgaatcccgacccgccaaggtgccactgagcgaggcaccgtccccacacactgctccctgtcatggctgcccgctgctcaagaagggtgatggttaaaagcagaggacacatttcgttgtgtcatcgtgtgctgtgctgcgagtttattgtcatatgtacaaagtacagtgtacagagcacaatgaaattcttacttaaACCCCTCTCTCGCAGACAGAACATAATGCACAGACATGATACACAgaagacaaagtggtgcagctgcaataaataatatataaaatagtatGGGCGTGATCAGGTTTGtctttaatttttaatgcagtTTCCTGAGGAGTTGCAGAGGCTAAGTGGGAACCTGCGGACCGTGGACCTGTCCAACAACAAGATAGAAGTGTTGCCACCATTCATAGGAAGCTTTTTACACCTTAAGAGTCTCACCATCAACTCTAACAAACTCAGTAAGTGCAAAAGAACGAGGACTGATTCCACCAGAATATTTTCCTGTTTATTTTTCCACTAATCCCCCTTTTTTCATGCACAGCTTCTCTCCCAAATGACATTGGCAAACTGAAGAAGCTGGAGACCCTATACCTGAATGGCAACCAGCTGCAGACGTTGCCACCCTCGATTGGCCAGCTGAAAGCCCTGCGCACGCTCTGCCTTTCAGGGAACCAGTTCCGCCAGTTCCCCGGTGGCCTGGGCTCACTGCGCCAACTGGATCTGCTGGACCTTTCCAAGAACCACATTCAGGCTGTGCCTGCAGAGGTGGCCGAACTGCAAGTCATTGAAATCAACCTCAATCAGAACCAGGTGAGTGGAGGTAGAACATGCCTGGCGTtgatcgcctatgaaccagaagacccaggttcaaatcccacttactaccattgtgtccctgagcaggacacttaaccctaaatttctccagggggactgtccctgtaactaccgattgtaagtcgctctggataagggcgtctgataaatgctgtaaatgtaaatatcggATTTCATTTTAATAGAAAATGTCACTGCACCCGTGCAGTCCTTCTCATAGCAGGGTGGTGTGTATTAATATTAAGTCAGCATACATATGCAAATCCTCGCAGGTCTGTGCTGATCTCATTGTTCTCTTCATGCTGGTTTTGGGGCTCAGATTACAGCGGTGTCCGGAGATATCTCACGATGCCCGAGGCTGAAGGTGGTGAGGCTGGAGGAGAATTGTCTGGAGCTCTCATCCATCCCTCTGTCCATCCTTTCCAACTCCCAGGTGTCCTTGGTCACTGTGGAGGGCAACCTTTTTGAGGTGAAAAAGATGAGCGACCTCGAGGGATATGACAAGGTAAGCACGCTGGACACATATGGTGGCAGAATGGTGAATCAAACCAAAGAGGAACATGATATTTTGAGACTGTGCAGAACTCAAATGGTAGACCAGGGGTGTCAATCGAAACTTTATCGAAACCCATCGAAACTTTACATAGATCTAATAATAGGGCCCGGCGATATGAAGAACTGATAACACAAACAAAACTTTTCATGCTTCAGTGTCACCAAAGCGTTGTGCGTCGGCCGCTCAGTCAGTCACCAAGGtgcacactgcattatgggatctgtagtttgtggtCATAATAGGAgctctatataaagtgatcaaGGGATGTGGCCCGTGGGGCCACGTGTGTGGTGGACAGAACACATTGGGTACTGAcaaagtagtagtagtaatttAGCAGGAAAATACAATAACATGATGTTTACTTCTCCCTCTTGTGGCCTACAGGctgcattaatatatatatatatatatatatatatatatacacacacacacacacacacacacacacaccagtagatcatttcttttatttatccCTACAAACACAGATAagtatattaatttttttccccctcacgtGGTTTAGGATGAATTCTGTGCAAGgcccctgttttttttgttgacacTGAGGTGATCTTTGTTTCCCCCAACAGTACATGGAGCGCTTCACTGCCACAAAGAAGAAATTTGCCTGAACCGGCGTGGGTCCCTTCTCCGCACCGGACCGCACTCAGCTGCAAGGCTGCTGCGCCTCCCAGCGCAGCTTCGGTGTGCTAACAAGGAGCAAAGCAGACGCATAGAGCAAGGACTGCTAAAGCGCTCGACCACTCGATGGCAGGAGCTTCCTGCACGTCAGCTAGAGAGAGCAGCTACGTTTCCATCCGTCTGGTTTCACATTTATGGCGcgccatttaaatttttttttttttttgtaattattatggACTAGCAGATTGCATAATTTTATTATACCGAGTCAGATCGTTCCTAGTCATAGCCATACAGTAAACTTCCATAGAAATGGATTGGttatgtaaaaatggtaaatGCAACAAATAATCAGCGAATAAATGTACTGCAAGATCTGCAGAGTAGAAAATGCAGTATAAAGGCCACCGGTCAAGGGTTTTCATGCACAGCTAATCTCATAACCTGGGCCTAGTTATAAAGTGCTGCCCGGCCACCCTTGTGAAGTTTGTAGATTAGCTAAAGCAAACGTAAAAATCCTCGCTAGAGGCAGCTTGATGTAGGCTGCGAACGGAGCTAATGAAACCGAAAAATAACACTGCGCAACCTCAACAGCAGGACGGAAACCTGGCTATTCTCGGACTTTACTGTTCTCGGTGTAAAACCAACATTATTACATGCACTGGGATTAATTTCTCGCTTTATTTATGGTTAGAATAACACACTAATATGATATGACGagatatggatatttaaagaCTTGACTGAttgtaattgtattatttatgcaTTCGTCGCTCGTCTGTGGGAATGGATTCTGCTCAGAACCGTAAAACTCACGCACAGCAGTTCACCTTGCCATGTTGGTTGCTCCGCCATTAGTAGGAGTGGAAAGGCGCAGGCTCAGAAACCAGAGAACATTCCCGGCGCTTTCTTTCTTGGGAAAAACTATGAAGTAAATCCGGCTGGTTGAAGCACAATGGGAGCACGTCCTGCATTCTGAACCTGAACATTTCTGCATGTGGGTTTTACGTGAATGCTTCTAAACAGTGAAGTATGGTAGAAATGTTTGAATGTTGCTCCTGGAATATATTTTACGGGGTAAGATTGATTGAATGGTTACGTCCAGtgtcataaaaatatttaattgtctatgttaacaaatattttaacattttatattggGGGGATGGTCACTCCACATGACAGTTTAGCTGGACGCTTTAAGTCAAAGGTCATGACTGACCAATAGGAACGCTCCTACAATCATGACCTCTGTCTTAAAATATCCAGCAAGCTGTAAAATTCAGGCTTGTGGATCACTGTCCATAAATGTAgtttatgcatgcacacattctgtttctttttgtttgatGTTGAGCTGTTGCCATCATACGCATGTCGGTATTGCGGATTTTTAATTAATGGAGCTTATTTTGGCAATGCCGAGTGTTCACGCACcacgcaaaataaaataaaataaaagaaaccacGCAGATACCACGCACCATTTCTCCATTGTTTCTTACGTCCTGCTCCATCACAGTAAAGTTCTGACGAGCCACGTGGGAGACCAGGTTCGGATGAAGCGAGATGCTgaggggaattaaaaaaaaaacagaagtgttGTTTCTATCCGCCAATTCTCCACAGCATCTCTAGgcggctcacacacacacacacacacacacacacacacacacacacacacacacattccaccaGCAGCCCCGATCCCGCGCCGCCGGGGAAAACATCTCGCTTTCCGGCACGACGGGAGTCCCCGCACGACGGGGACAGAATGCCAGATGTCCCGCTGGACCGCCGCTGATCGTGTTTGCGGAATTTGGACGAATCTCTCTcgtttctctctctccgccCCGCCGACTGTCGTTTTTGTCCGAGCCGCGGAAAGCCGCGTCTAAATGGGACGCGCAGGAAAGTCGCGGTCGCGTCGCGTCGGTTCTTTTTAAGTAACAATTCACGATGGGAAGCGGGAGGAAAGTCTCGCCGTGGCTCGGACTGCTTCTGCTCCGCGCCGTCGCCGGATTTCACGGTGAGTTATTatcgccaaaaaaaaaaaaaaaaagttttgcgaCGCCGACCGGCACGTTTTTCGTCCTTAAACGTCCCCGCTCGCCGCTTTTATTTGCAGCTACGGGCGACTCGGGCTTTCAAACTTCGAGGCGGACGGAGACATTTCTTTCCGTTTTTAAAACGAGGGTCCGAAGTCGACGTACCTGCGTACATTTCGTCGTCGCTCTGATTGGCCGGGCTGCCCCTGGACCCGCATGGGAACTGGGGATTTTACGGTACAAACCGGACGAATCGACCCGTTGTACATTTAGGTTGTTTATCAGAGCGACTCGCGACCAGTAGGGACGGGGACAGTCCCGCGGGAGACACGTCCTACACCAGGGTAGTAAGTgcgattcgaacctgggtcttctgggcgGTACTTCCAGCACTGTGAACAGCCGGTTAGGGTAATCCAATGGTGTTGGGTCCGAGGAGTAGTAACGGTGCATAATTAGTTATAAGTGAATGtcaatattgttgtttttttttttttaaatgtttagtaGTTTATTAATTGATTATCACAAATTTATTTATCACAAACTGTTTGAATGTTACGATGATTAAATGGTTTGGTCCAGGCCTATAATGGCTGGTCCAAGTTATTAGTATGGAGAGCGATGAGATGGAGAAGggagaacattttattatttatatttttaaatctgtatttattggaagtttttgtatatataaagaacaggccaaaagtttggacacgccttctcattcaatgtgttttctttatttttatgaccatttatgttggatgattctcaccgaaggcatcagaactatgaatgagcacatgtggagttttgtacttaacaaaaaaaaggtgaaataactgaaaacatgttttatattctagtttcttcaaaatagccgccctttgctctgattactgctttgcacactcttggcattctctcgatgagcttcaagaggtcgtcacctgaaatggttttccaacagtcttgaaggagttcccagaggtgtttgccttcactttgccttcactctgcggtccagctcaccccaaaccatctcgactgggttcaggtccggtgactgtggaggccaggtctccactttttgttaagtacataactccacatgtgttcattcatagttttgatgccttcagtgagaatctaccaacgtaaatggtcatgaaaataaagaaaacacactgaatgagaaggtgtgtccaaacttttggcctgtactgtatataagtTAATAAACAAAGTCTGCCTTCAAActgccaccatcaccactcagctgtcctgcacaggaCAGGCGGGTAAAACCTGCAGGAGGTGAAGGTGCCCCTCCTGAAATGAACTACATGCACGGTGTACAGAAATGGCTCTCTCGGGGTC includes the following:
- the LOC114795877 gene encoding leucine-rich repeat-containing protein 57-like isoform X2 codes for the protein MGNSALKAHLETSQKTGVFQLTGKGLPEFPEELQRLSGNLRTVDLSNNKIEVLPPFIGSFLHLKSLTINSNKLTSLPNDIGKLKKLETLYLNGNQLQTLPPSIGQLKALRTLCLSGNQFRQFPGGLGSLRQLDLLDLSKNHIQAVPAEVAELQVIEINLNQNQVSLVTVEGNLFEVKKMSDLEGYDKYMERFTATKKKFA
- the LOC114795877 gene encoding leucine-rich repeat-containing protein 57-like isoform X1, yielding MGNSALKAHLETSQKTGVFQLTGKGLPEFPEELQRLSGNLRTVDLSNNKIEVLPPFIGSFLHLKSLTINSNKLTSLPNDIGKLKKLETLYLNGNQLQTLPPSIGQLKALRTLCLSGNQFRQFPGGLGSLRQLDLLDLSKNHIQAVPAEVAELQVIEINLNQNQITAVSGDISRCPRLKVVRLEENCLELSSIPLSILSNSQVSLVTVEGNLFEVKKMSDLEGYDKYMERFTATKKKFA